A region of Maridesulfovibrio sp. DNA encodes the following proteins:
- a CDS encoding bifunctional 3-deoxy-7-phosphoheptulonate synthase/chorismate mutase type II, translating into MSVQLDVTGLDSWGFNNDGPLIIAGPCSAESREQLLETARGIQDKGVHLLRAGIWKPRTRPGCFEGMGEEGLKWLVEAKEETGLPICCETATPEHIELCLKYGVDLIWIGARTTVNPFAVQAMADALQGTDIPVLVKNPINPDVELWLGALERINKAGVKKLGAIHRGFSSARPSEYRNAPNWRIFIELRRRTEGMPIICDPSHLCGKRELIPAVAQKSLDLLFDGLMIESHINPDVALSDSKQQFTPEDLGKVLAGLEVKHAVAEDEEFALKMESKRTRLVEIDDAIVELLAERMALGRKIGKMKCERGIALLQPAQWKKTVEKRTREGVARGMDEHFMLRIFQYIHEESLRQQECVLAGED; encoded by the coding sequence ATGAGCGTACAACTTGATGTAACCGGTTTGGATTCTTGGGGATTCAATAACGACGGACCATTGATTATTGCCGGACCTTGCAGTGCCGAGTCCCGTGAGCAGCTTCTTGAAACCGCGCGAGGAATTCAAGATAAGGGTGTTCACCTCCTGCGCGCCGGAATCTGGAAACCCCGTACCCGTCCAGGATGTTTTGAGGGAATGGGCGAGGAAGGTCTTAAATGGCTGGTTGAAGCAAAAGAGGAAACCGGTCTGCCTATCTGCTGTGAAACAGCCACCCCCGAACACATCGAACTCTGCCTTAAGTACGGTGTGGATTTGATCTGGATCGGTGCAAGAACCACAGTAAACCCCTTTGCTGTACAGGCCATGGCCGATGCCTTGCAGGGGACCGATATCCCGGTACTGGTCAAGAACCCCATCAACCCTGACGTGGAGCTCTGGCTTGGTGCTCTGGAGCGTATCAACAAAGCCGGGGTCAAGAAACTCGGTGCCATTCATCGCGGTTTTTCTTCCGCCCGCCCCAGTGAATACCGTAACGCTCCCAACTGGAGAATTTTTATTGAACTGCGCCGCCGTACTGAAGGCATGCCTATCATCTGTGACCCCAGCCATCTTTGCGGCAAGCGTGAATTGATTCCTGCTGTGGCCCAGAAGTCCCTTGACCTTCTTTTTGACGGCCTGATGATTGAATCCCACATCAATCCGGATGTAGCTCTTAGTGACAGCAAACAGCAGTTCACACCCGAAGATCTCGGTAAAGTGCTTGCCGGGCTTGAAGTTAAGCATGCTGTTGCAGAAGATGAAGAATTTGCCCTGAAGATGGAAAGCAAACGCACCCGTCTTGTTGAAATTGATGATGCCATCGTTGAGCTTCTTGCCGAGCGCATGGCTCTTGGCCGCAAGATCGGTAAGATGAAATGTGAGCGCGGCATCGCTCTCCTGCAGCCTGCTCAGTGGAAAAAAACTGTTGAAAAACGTACCCGTGAAGGGGTTGCCCGCGGCATGGATGAGCACTTCATGCTCCGTATATTCCAGTACATCCACGAAGAATCCCTGCGTCAGCAGGAATGCGTGCTGGCCGGGGAAGATTAA
- a CDS encoding flavodoxin, producing the protein MPKSLIVYGSTTGNTETAAEYVAESLKNKNFEVELKNVTDVSIAELGNGYDIVIFGCSTWGDDEIELQDDFIPLFDSLEDADLKGKKVSVFGCGDSSYTFFCGAVDAIEEKLEKIGAIVIGDSLKVDGDPERAAIIEWGREIAEKL; encoded by the coding sequence ATGCCCAAATCACTGATCGTTTACGGTTCAACCACTGGAAACACTGAAACAGCGGCAGAATATGTAGCCGAAAGTTTAAAAAACAAGAATTTCGAAGTGGAACTGAAAAATGTAACCGACGTAAGTATTGCCGAACTCGGCAACGGCTACGACATTGTGATCTTCGGTTGCTCCACCTGGGGTGACGATGAGATTGAGCTGCAGGATGACTTCATTCCCCTATTCGATTCTCTTGAAGACGCAGACCTTAAGGGCAAAAAAGTTTCCGTATTCGGCTGCGGGGACTCCAGCTATACCTTTTTTTGCGGTGCTGTAGATGCCATTGAAGAAAAACTGGAAAAAATAGGTGCGATAGTCATCGGAGACAGCCTCAAAGTTGACGGTGATCCGGAACGAGCCGCAATAATTGAATGGGGTAGAGAAATAGCTGAGAAACTCTAA
- a CDS encoding Hpt domain-containing protein: MSTGDRLLDIFRDETLERLDNIETGLLQLENSTADLTPELINSIFRDAHSIKAGSNLLKLSVIEELSHKLENVLEMIRSEGLIPTELIITASLESVDKLRSLTEDVLNSNTKSIRLQKTMLEVSVQRALAGEN, translated from the coding sequence ATGAGTACTGGCGACAGATTACTGGATATATTTCGGGATGAGACCCTTGAACGGCTCGATAATATCGAGACCGGTCTTTTGCAGTTGGAAAACAGTACCGCGGATTTGACCCCGGAACTGATCAATTCCATTTTCAGGGACGCCCATTCCATTAAAGCAGGGTCTAACCTGCTCAAATTAAGTGTCATTGAAGAACTTTCCCACAAGCTGGAAAACGTTCTGGAGATGATCCGTTCCGAAGGTCTTATTCCCACAGAACTCATCATCACAGCTTCTCTGGAATCTGTGGATAAATTGCGCTCTTTGACCGAAGACGTGCTCAACAGCAATACTAAAAGTATCCGTCTGCAGAAAACCATGCTTGAAGTCTCGGTTCAGCGCGCATTGGCCGGTGAAAATTAG
- a CDS encoding ATP-binding cassette domain-containing protein has protein sequence MALMSVSDVSMSFGGPLLLDKVSFQVEEGQRICIVGRNGEGKSTLLRLMSGDLLPDSGNISYQKGVSVARLSQKVPEVLKGTVFEVVAGGLGELGEALTSYHTVSLEVANGGDVAKLSEVEETMEKHGGWEALTTIEMVISRLSLSAEMRFENLSGGLKRRALLARSLASKPDVLLLDEPTNHLDIDSIAWLEEFIVKNIRTLIFITHDRMFLRKIATRIIELDRGNLADWSCDYDTFLKRKEDLLAAEEKNRSEFDKKLAREEVWIRQGIKARRTRNEGRVRALKKLREERRQRRERTGKATIEIQEASRSGKVVAETVNASYSWDDKPIFKDLNATIMRGDRIGIIGPNGAGKTTLIQVLLGNLKPDAGSVKLGTKLEISYFDQHREQLDPEKSVRDSVADGNDTVTINGRNKHVMGYLKDFLFSPDRANSPVSVLSGGERNRLLLARLFTRPSNLLVMDEPTNDLDAETLELLEDRIMEYPGTVIIVSHDRAFLNNVVSGTLAFEGNAQVNDYVGGYDDWVRQRLQPVEETKSKAPKPKPKKTPDARPEKLSYKEQREFEALEVETVELPAKIEELETTIENMQSQMADPEFYKKSGEEMAAAQAELEALEAEHETTFERWEEVEEKLEEYRKRTGQI, from the coding sequence ATGGCTTTGATGAGTGTAAGCGACGTTTCCATGTCCTTCGGTGGTCCCCTGCTACTGGACAAAGTCTCCTTCCAAGTGGAAGAAGGTCAACGAATCTGTATTGTGGGCCGTAACGGTGAAGGCAAATCCACCCTGCTCCGGCTTATGAGCGGCGATCTCTTACCCGATAGCGGAAACATTTCTTATCAGAAAGGAGTCAGCGTTGCCCGCCTTTCACAAAAAGTCCCGGAAGTTTTAAAGGGTACCGTTTTTGAAGTCGTTGCCGGAGGCCTCGGTGAACTTGGCGAGGCTCTGACCAGTTACCATACAGTAAGCCTTGAGGTTGCCAATGGCGGCGATGTTGCCAAACTTTCCGAAGTGGAAGAAACCATGGAAAAACATGGAGGCTGGGAAGCCCTGACCACCATTGAAATGGTCATTTCCCGGCTCTCGCTCAGTGCGGAGATGCGCTTTGAGAATCTTTCCGGTGGTCTGAAAAGACGAGCCCTGCTTGCCCGTTCACTGGCCTCCAAACCGGACGTCCTGCTGCTGGACGAGCCTACCAACCATTTGGATATTGACTCTATCGCATGGCTGGAAGAATTTATCGTCAAGAACATCCGTACCCTGATTTTCATTACTCACGACCGTATGTTCCTGCGCAAAATAGCAACCCGCATAATTGAGCTTGACCGCGGCAACCTCGCGGACTGGTCCTGCGATTACGACACTTTCCTCAAACGCAAGGAAGACCTGCTTGCTGCCGAAGAAAAGAACAGGTCTGAATTCGACAAAAAGCTGGCCCGTGAAGAAGTCTGGATCAGGCAGGGCATCAAAGCCCGCCGCACCCGTAACGAAGGCCGGGTACGTGCCCTGAAAAAACTGCGCGAAGAGCGCAGACAGCGGCGTGAGCGGACGGGAAAGGCCACAATTGAAATTCAGGAAGCTTCCCGCTCCGGTAAAGTAGTAGCCGAAACGGTCAACGCTTCCTATTCATGGGACGACAAACCAATTTTCAAGGACCTCAACGCCACCATCATGCGCGGTGACCGCATCGGCATCATCGGGCCCAACGGTGCTGGCAAGACAACTCTGATTCAGGTACTGCTGGGCAACCTGAAACCGGATGCCGGCAGTGTAAAACTTGGCACCAAGCTTGAGATATCATATTTCGACCAGCACCGCGAACAGCTTGACCCTGAAAAATCAGTTCGAGATTCAGTGGCCGACGGCAATGACACCGTTACCATCAACGGACGCAATAAACACGTCATGGGTTATCTCAAGGACTTCCTGTTTTCCCCGGACCGGGCCAACTCCCCGGTCAGTGTCCTTTCCGGCGGGGAGCGCAACCGTCTGCTTCTGGCAAGGCTTTTTACCAGACCATCCAACCTGCTGGTAATGGACGAACCCACTAACGACCTTGACGCCGAGACCCTTGAACTGCTTGAAGACCGAATCATGGAATATCCCGGCACAGTAATTATCGTCAGCCATGACCGTGCATTCCTGAATAACGTGGTCAGCGGAACTCTGGCCTTTGAGGGGAATGCTCAGGTCAACGATTATGTCGGTGGATATGATGACTGGGTACGTCAGCGTCTGCAGCCGGTGGAGGAAACCAAATCCAAGGCTCCCAAACCCAAACCGAAAAAGACTCCGGACGCCCGGCCGGAAAAACTGAGCTACAAAGAGCAGCGAGAATTCGAAGCTCTTGAAGTGGAAACAGTAGAACTTCCTGCTAAAATTGAAGAACTCGAAACAACCATAGAAAACATGCAGTCCCAGATGGCTGATCCTGAATTCTACAAGAAATCCGGAGAAGAAATGGCCGCAGCCCAAGCCGAACTTGAAGCTCTCGAAGCCGAGCATGAAACAACATTCGAACGCTGGGAAGAAGTGGAAGAGAAGTTGGAAGAATATCGTAAACGCACGGGACAGATTTAA
- a CDS encoding potassium transporter TrkG: MKSKATSPFWMPVYAFLMTIVVGGLLLKLDICHPGREISFIDAVFTATSAVCVTGLAVVDTGSFFSRTGQSVILALIQLGGLGIMTYASLVIYLLGKKVSASDRIAVSQTLIHDPSFNIGKFIVGVVTAVLSIEALGALLLHHMDPIGFYPFSAVFHSISAFCNAGFSLYPDSLTTWKDHLGINTVFMVLIIMGGLGFYVMTELWQKLINFIRRKESEITAHALSWHTRIVLETTVFLIIIGGLSIFFAESFKIHVIEGAQVNKLAALFQSVTCRTAGFNTVNISGVTNISLLVMIGLMLIGGSPGSCAGGLKTTTFRTWLAFIISKIKGHSQVKVGWYALSEESVNRALTLLTIASVILGSAIILLSITEGSHLPHSEVRGNFIEITFEAISAFATVGLSTGVTPGLSGPGKSIIIILMFVGRLGPVWLLTAINSWQREPRYKLPEDDLPLG; this comes from the coding sequence ATGAAATCCAAAGCGACTTCTCCTTTCTGGATGCCTGTTTATGCATTTCTTATGACTATTGTAGTCGGTGGATTGCTGCTTAAGCTTGATATATGCCATCCGGGAAGAGAAATTTCATTTATTGATGCCGTGTTCACTGCCACCTCTGCTGTTTGCGTTACCGGGCTGGCGGTGGTGGATACCGGTTCATTTTTCAGCCGAACGGGACAAAGTGTGATACTGGCCCTGATTCAGCTTGGCGGGCTGGGCATTATGACTTACGCCAGTCTGGTTATTTACCTGCTGGGCAAGAAAGTCAGTGCCTCGGACCGTATTGCGGTCAGCCAGACTCTGATCCACGATCCTTCGTTTAATATCGGAAAATTCATTGTCGGCGTGGTCACGGCGGTGCTCTCCATTGAAGCTCTTGGCGCACTGCTTTTGCACCACATGGACCCGATCGGTTTCTATCCCTTTTCGGCAGTATTTCATTCCATATCGGCATTCTGTAATGCCGGATTCTCACTCTATCCCGACAGCCTGACCACGTGGAAGGATCATCTAGGCATCAATACAGTCTTCATGGTCCTGATCATTATGGGCGGACTGGGTTTTTACGTCATGACCGAACTGTGGCAGAAATTAATAAATTTCATACGCAGAAAAGAAAGCGAAATCACAGCCCACGCATTGAGCTGGCATACCCGCATTGTGCTGGAAACCACGGTTTTCCTGATCATAATCGGCGGGCTGTCCATATTTTTTGCCGAGAGCTTCAAAATCCACGTAATCGAGGGTGCGCAGGTCAACAAGCTAGCGGCCCTGTTCCAGTCCGTAACCTGCCGTACCGCAGGGTTCAACACTGTGAACATTTCCGGAGTGACCAATATTTCCCTGCTGGTCATGATCGGACTTATGCTCATCGGAGGGTCACCGGGATCATGTGCAGGTGGCTTGAAGACCACAACCTTCCGAACGTGGCTGGCATTCATCATTTCCAAGATCAAAGGGCATTCACAGGTCAAGGTAGGCTGGTACGCACTCTCCGAGGAGAGCGTCAACCGCGCATTGACTCTTTTAACCATTGCCAGTGTGATTCTCGGTTCTGCTATCATTCTGCTGAGCATCACTGAAGGAAGCCACCTGCCGCACAGCGAAGTTCGCGGGAACTTCATTGAAATAACCTTTGAAGCCATTTCTGCTTTCGCAACGGTAGGACTTTCCACAGGAGTAACCCCGGGCTTGAGCGGACCGGGAAAATCCATCATAATAATTCTGATGTTCGTAGGAAGACTTGGTCCGGTCTGGCTGCTGACAGCAATCAACAGCTGGCAGCGCGAGCCTCGCTACAAATTGCCTGAAGATGACTTACCGCTTGGATAA
- a CDS encoding TrkA family potassium uptake protein has translation MTEEKIEVGVIGLGKFGLELALNLRKLGHNVVGIDSSEEKVKAAKPYIAQVFQADGTDQKTLEQLSFQDFNYVVVSTGDSLEASVLVVLNLQEIGVNKIWVKAISVAHKKILNKMGVDYVVFPEHFAAKQLAHKLATPGMVEYLSMGNDILIKERQVADWAGKNLIDLNLTNNYQVQVIAIRKNGSEELNFVPKANEPLDENDVLIMIGSREHLLKLPKP, from the coding sequence ATGACAGAAGAAAAAATAGAAGTAGGCGTTATCGGTCTTGGTAAATTCGGTCTTGAACTGGCTTTGAATCTTCGCAAGCTGGGTCATAATGTTGTTGGCATTGATTCCAGCGAAGAAAAGGTCAAGGCAGCCAAGCCATACATCGCGCAAGTTTTCCAAGCGGACGGAACAGACCAGAAAACTCTGGAACAGCTGAGCTTTCAGGATTTCAACTACGTGGTTGTTTCAACCGGCGATTCACTGGAGGCAAGCGTTCTGGTGGTCCTCAATCTGCAGGAAATCGGAGTCAACAAAATCTGGGTCAAAGCAATAAGTGTCGCACATAAAAAAATCCTCAATAAAATGGGCGTGGATTATGTTGTATTCCCTGAACATTTCGCGGCCAAACAGCTGGCGCACAAGCTTGCCACTCCGGGGATGGTTGAGTACCTGTCCATGGGTAACGACATCCTGATAAAAGAACGACAGGTCGCGGACTGGGCCGGAAAAAACCTCATAGACCTGAACCTGACCAACAATTATCAGGTGCAGGTAATTGCCATCCGCAAAAACGGTTCCGAAGAATTGAATTTCGTACCCAAGGCCAATGAACCGCTTGATGAAAATGATGTGTTGATCATGATCGGTTCCCGGGAACACCTATTGAAACTACCGAAACCTTAA
- a CDS encoding tetratricopeptide repeat protein — MSGDSSFFDYTPPAEQETEEESALVTVVSLRSDSHRIKGKKYWLATKVDDDSFELLLLNEHRVPTGDPRIIGSGEFAAHYTLELDYYQQHVRPAMEQQDARLSRGESHREQGELYSAEMEYADALAVDEKNVRATFGLGMTYLEKGDVERAQEVFAKVLQLKSAFATEHKHMFNDFGISMRKNGMYREALQYYNRGVDLDSSDENLFFNIARTHYESGDWENCFRYLTMCLEKNRGVQEAQKFCRYLIKKTEEDETMLREMGGGENGDTLRSDILNLLRKMQVAAGVELDDAIEKTHEIRDRMIALEEEDMQMKEIEKDIYNVDADF, encoded by the coding sequence ATGAGCGGAGATTCATCATTCTTTGACTATACTCCTCCTGCCGAGCAGGAAACCGAAGAGGAATCAGCTCTTGTGACAGTCGTTTCCTTGCGGTCTGACTCGCATAGAATAAAGGGCAAGAAATACTGGCTGGCTACAAAGGTGGATGATGACAGTTTTGAATTGCTGCTCCTGAATGAACATCGGGTCCCTACGGGTGATCCCCGTATTATCGGCAGTGGTGAATTTGCAGCGCATTATACCCTTGAACTTGATTACTACCAGCAACATGTGCGCCCGGCCATGGAACAGCAGGATGCCCGGTTGAGCCGGGGGGAATCCCACCGGGAACAGGGCGAACTTTACAGCGCGGAAATGGAATATGCAGACGCGCTGGCTGTTGACGAGAAGAATGTCCGGGCTACTTTCGGGCTGGGTATGACTTACCTTGAGAAAGGGGATGTGGAGCGGGCGCAGGAAGTGTTTGCAAAAGTTCTTCAGCTCAAGTCAGCTTTTGCCACCGAGCATAAGCATATGTTCAATGATTTCGGTATATCCATGCGCAAAAACGGCATGTATCGCGAGGCCCTGCAGTACTACAACCGCGGTGTCGATCTTGACAGTAGCGATGAAAATTTATTTTTCAACATCGCGCGTACCCACTATGAGTCCGGGGACTGGGAGAACTGTTTCCGATATCTGACCATGTGTCTTGAAAAGAATCGCGGGGTTCAGGAAGCTCAGAAATTCTGTCGTTACCTGATCAAAAAGACCGAAGAAGATGAAACCATGCTCCGCGAAATGGGGGGCGGCGAGAACGGCGATACCCTGCGTAGCGACATCCTCAATCTATTGCGCAAGATGCAGGTCGCAGCCGGGGTGGAACTTGATGATGCCATTGAAAAGACCCATGAAATACGTGACCGTATGATTGCCCTTGAGGAAGAGGATATGCAGATGAAGGAAATAGAAAAAGATATCTACAATGTTGATGCTGATTTTTAA
- a CDS encoding glutaminyl-peptide cyclotransferase, which yields MKAYRSILILITAVFILHFSRLESYAREKQATPIIKARLINQYPHDEMAFTQGFLYHAGFLYESTGKHGRSSLRKVELENGIVRTLVKNEEKIFSEGICYLNNEIYQLTWRSGKCHVYDAASLARTRIFKYNGQGWGLTSDGNFIYQSNGSSVITFRDPYDFARIKRLRVTDGIANIHRLNELEYVNGLIFSNIWKKDRIAAINPKNGKVKFWIDISALRPLAGEKAEAANGIAWDAEKKRLFVTGKFWNKVFEIELPTLADKTASN from the coding sequence ATGAAAGCATACCGTTCAATTTTAATATTAATCACCGCCGTCTTTATATTACACTTTTCCCGGCTGGAAAGCTATGCCCGGGAGAAACAAGCCACGCCGATTATCAAGGCCAGGCTTATTAACCAGTACCCGCACGACGAGATGGCATTTACACAGGGGTTTCTCTATCATGCCGGTTTTTTATATGAAAGCACGGGCAAACACGGAAGATCTTCCCTGCGCAAGGTCGAGCTTGAAAACGGCATAGTCCGCACTCTGGTAAAAAATGAGGAAAAAATTTTCAGTGAAGGCATCTGTTACCTGAATAATGAAATATACCAGCTAACATGGCGTTCCGGTAAATGTCACGTATATGATGCCGCATCCCTTGCCCGCACAAGAATCTTCAAATACAACGGGCAGGGATGGGGCCTGACCAGCGATGGTAATTTTATTTACCAAAGCAACGGTTCTTCGGTGATCACCTTCAGGGACCCATACGATTTTGCGCGAATTAAAAGATTGAGGGTTACTGATGGCATTGCCAACATCCACAGATTAAATGAACTTGAATACGTAAACGGGCTTATTTTCAGCAATATCTGGAAAAAAGACCGTATAGCAGCGATCAACCCCAAGAATGGAAAAGTAAAATTCTGGATTGATATATCAGCCCTGCGCCCCCTTGCCGGGGAAAAAGCCGAAGCAGCAAACGGCATTGCCTGGGATGCCGAAAAAAAACGACTTTTCGTGACCGGAAAATTCTGGAACAAGGTTTTTGAAATTGAACTACCCACACTTGCAGACAAGACCGCCTCAAACTGA